AAATTGACCCTGTGTGGCTTTTTTTATTTTCCCTAAGCGGCTTTGTGAGTCCTTGGCAAACTTTTCAGCAACAGAGCGTGCATTAGTGGTCGACTCTTCAATCATTTTAGGTTTTACGTCATTTAATCGGCTAAAAATATACTCGACCTGAGCATCATAGTTATTTTGAGCGAAAACGATGCCCATTCTTCCTAGCTCAGTTAATTTAGGCATTGCATCACGTACTTTGTCGATGTCATTGGAATATACCGTAATGGTTTGTATCGCGGTATAGCGTAATTCTATTGGTTGATTACCACCATATTGTTGCGCCAATTTATCGGTAATAGTGGGCGCGGTGAGGGTGATTTCTTTTGGATCGATATGCTGTTCAGCTAAAAAGTTCACCACTTGGTTGTTTTGTGCTTCAAGCTGTTTGTAGAGTTCGTCGAGATTATTATTAGCCGCTGTAAACTGAATAGGCCAAATGACAATGTCGGCAGGATATTCATTTTCTGCCAAGCCTTTAACCGTGACACTGCGGTCGAGTAACTTATACTCAACAATGGCTTGCTTAAGCAACATGCCCAATGCTCCTAAGCCCAAAGCCATTAATATTCCGAAAATAGCAGCACTACGAGACGAACTTGGCATAACAATATCCTTATCAATAGGGGGGGAATGATTAATTTGGGACTGAGCCTAATGCAACTATTTGTTACTATGTCTTAATTAGAGTCTCGGCCAGTCATGAAACTTCATCATTATGGTTGATATTATGCGTTATCAA
This region of Shewanella livingstonensis genomic DNA includes:
- a CDS encoding SIMPL domain-containing protein gives rise to the protein MPSSSRSAAIFGILMALGLGALGMLLKQAIVEYKLLDRSVTVKGLAENEYPADIVIWPIQFTAANNNLDELYKQLEAQNNQVVNFLAEQHIDPKEITLTAPTITDKLAQQYGGNQPIELRYTAIQTITVYSNDIDKVRDAMPKLTELGRMGIVFAQNNYDAQVEYIFSRLNDVKPKMIEESTTNARSVAEKFAKDSQSRLGKIKKATQGQFSINNRDKNTPYIKQVRVVSTIEYYLAD